TATGTCGCTGTGGACCAGAACGGAACGCCCGTGCCGGTTTCGCCTATCGTTCCGGAGACGGAGCATGAGCGGCGGCGCTACGACGATGCGGAGCGGCGGCGGCAGATGCGGTCCAGCGAAGTGACACGAAAGCGCGAGATGCGCAGTACTCTGACGATAGGCTGGCACGTGTAGGGGCAGTGAATCGACCGGCTTTACCGCATCATCTAAGAAGTTTCAGAAGGCTGGAATAGGGAAACGATGGCACACAGTGGACACACGCATGGCGGCGCACCGCAACAGGGACCTCAACCGCAGCCGATCAAGGGCGTAGCGAACGTAATCGCCATTGGCAGCGGAAAAGGCGGCGTGGGCAAAACGACGCTCAGTGTGAATCTGGCAATCGCCTTGGCGCAGCTTGGACATCGGGTCGGCCTGATCGACGCGGACATCTATGGGCCGAACGTGCCCATGATGATGGGACAGACGCGGCAGCCCAATGTGGCTCCGGATAACCGCATCCAGCCGCTGGAAAGTTTTGGCGTGAAGTTCATCTCGGTGGGTCTGATCTCTCCCGGCGACAAGCCGCTGATGATGCGCGGACCGATGCTGCACCAGATCATCCGGCAGTTTCTCCAGCAGGTGGAGTGGGGCGAGCTGGATTTTCTCGTGATCGATCTTCCTCCGGGAACGGGCGATGTGGTGATCTCGCTGGTGCAGACGGTTCCGCTGACGGGCGCGGTTGTGGTGTCGACGGGAAGCGGCGTGGCTTTGCAGGACGCGCGCAAGGCCCTGGAGATGTTCCACCAGGTTCATGTGGATGTTCTTGGTCTGGTAGAGAATATGTCCCAGATGACGCTGCCGACGGGCGAAGTGATTGACGTCTTCGGCGCTGGCGGAACGGAGCGCACGGCGCGTGAGTATGGCCTGCCCTTCCTTGGTGGGATTGACCTCGACCCGCAGATCCGTGAGGGTGGAGATACCGGTAAGCCGGTCACGCTCGCAGGGCCAAATTCGCAGAGGGCCAAGGCTTACTTCGCCATCGCGCAGAAGGTCGCGGACGCCTCCAAGGCCATCGCTGCAAAGCAGGAAGACGTCTTCGAAATTACGTAAACCAAACGATGCAGAATGAGATCAACATCACGGCGCGGCAACGGGCGATCCTCACGGAGGTCGTGGAGAGCTACATCTCTACGGGCGAACCTGTGGCTTCGCAGAACGTCGCCCAGGCGCTGGCGAATCTCAGTTCTGCGACGGTGCGCAACACGATGGCCGAACTCGCCGATGCGGGCTTATTGGAGCAGCCGCATACCTCCGCTGGTCGCATTCCAACGGCGCGGGCGTTTCGTATCTACGTTGAGCAGTTGAACGGAAACGACCGCATCCATCCGGCATTGCTGTCCAGCCGGTCGCGGTCGCAGATCGATTCCAGCTTTGAAGGGATCGCCGGGACACAGGCCTTCCTGGAGCGTACCTCGCACGTCCTCGCAACGCTTTCGAGTGGAGTCGGGGTGGCACTGGCTTCGGTGGATACCGCTGATCTCTTGGAGCACGTTCACTTTTCGCGCCTGGCGGTGAAGAAGGTTCTCGCTGTGGTGGTGTTGAAGTCGGGCCTTGTGAGAGATCGAGTTCTTGCTCTGGATCGGGATCTCGATCTGCGCGAGCTCGAGGCTGCCGCTCGCTTTCTCAACGAGAACTTCCGTGGATGGAGTGTAGAGCGCGTCCGGGTGGAGATTCAGCAGCGCACGGAGCAGGAGCGCAACGAGTACCAGCGGCTGCTGGCGGCGGTGAAGGAATTATGGTCGGGTGCGGTGCCGGAGGGCGAGCAGCAGATTTATGTGGAGGGCGTCTCAAACCTGATGATGGCGCCGGCGCTGGGTCAGGAAGAGCGGGAGCATCTGCGCGAGATGCTGGTGGCGCTGGAGGCGAAGGAGCGGCTGGTTGCTCTGCTGAATGCGTACGTCGATGCACGGCAGGAGTCCGTGCGCGCCGTCTTTGATCTGGATGAGTATGCTCCTGCCATGCAGGGACTGGTACTGATTGCGGCCCCCGCCCGTCTTCACGGGGAGAACCGCGGCGCGGTGGGAGTGATTGGACCGAAGCGCATGCAGTACGAAAAGACGATGAACACCGTGGGCTATGTCGCACAGCTCTTCGATCGGATGCGGCAGGCAAGTGACGAGAGTTCTACACAGTGATGGGAAATTTTCAAGACCGGTTCAAAAGGTGGAAACAGATGAGAGAGATGGAGGGCGATCCAATGACAGAGGCGGAGATTTTGCAGGCAGCAGAGCAGGTAGAAGGCGTACCGGTTACAGAGGCAGAAGTAGGAACGGTTACGCTGGCAGAGTTTGAGCAGGTCAAGCAGGAGCGCGA
This genomic stretch from Terriglobus saanensis SP1PR4 harbors:
- a CDS encoding Mrp/NBP35 family ATP-binding protein, producing the protein MAHSGHTHGGAPQQGPQPQPIKGVANVIAIGSGKGGVGKTTLSVNLAIALAQLGHRVGLIDADIYGPNVPMMMGQTRQPNVAPDNRIQPLESFGVKFISVGLISPGDKPLMMRGPMLHQIIRQFLQQVEWGELDFLVIDLPPGTGDVVISLVQTVPLTGAVVVSTGSGVALQDARKALEMFHQVHVDVLGLVENMSQMTLPTGEVIDVFGAGGTERTAREYGLPFLGGIDLDPQIREGGDTGKPVTLAGPNSQRAKAYFAIAQKVADASKAIAAKQEDVFEIT
- the hrcA gene encoding heat-inducible transcriptional repressor HrcA, translating into MQNEINITARQRAILTEVVESYISTGEPVASQNVAQALANLSSATVRNTMAELADAGLLEQPHTSAGRIPTARAFRIYVEQLNGNDRIHPALLSSRSRSQIDSSFEGIAGTQAFLERTSHVLATLSSGVGVALASVDTADLLEHVHFSRLAVKKVLAVVVLKSGLVRDRVLALDRDLDLRELEAAARFLNENFRGWSVERVRVEIQQRTEQERNEYQRLLAAVKELWSGAVPEGEQQIYVEGVSNLMMAPALGQEEREHLREMLVALEAKERLVALLNAYVDARQESVRAVFDLDEYAPAMQGLVLIAAPARLHGENRGAVGVIGPKRMQYEKTMNTVGYVAQLFDRMRQASDESSTQ